From Mucilaginibacter gotjawali:
ACCGGCAAACCATAACGACCGTGAAACGTGTACACGGATGAACCCAAATAGGGGAATTGATTAACTGATATACAAGAGAACGGCTTGCGGTAATGCGTCCGGTATTGTATTACCTGTCCAATGCTATTATAAACAATAAAAAGGGTGGTGAATTGCGCCTTAGCCGCCAATAACTATCTTTCTCATTGGTATATTTAATTAGGGCAAACAAACTCCTTATTTAAGAAATGCTGACATTTTTGTATTCCTGTTTATTATTTGTATCGTTCATCTTTTCTATTGCCGATCGATATTCAACACTATTGAACTTAATCTTCTCATAAAATAAAAGCCATAGAAAAACAACATTGGTAATAAGGTATCTTTTAAACAGCCTTCTTGGCTCTAAAAGCAAACGGAATAACCATTCAAGGCTGTTTCTTTGCATCCAGATTGGAGCCCGTTTTTGTAATCCTACAAATACAGGTAAGGCGCCACCAATCCCGATCATCACTGACTGGATCCTGCCTTTCATTTCGGCCATCCACCACTCTTGTTTGGGGCATCCCAGGGCAACAAAAACGATATTGGCTCCTGATTGATTGATGTTTTCAACAACAGCAGATTTTTCAGCTACTGTGAGGTATCTGAAAGGCGGAGAATAGATGCCGGCAATGTTTAACGATGGGTAATTTTCTTTTAAAAAAAATTTGGCATGTTCTATTAATTCAGGCGAGCCGCCATAAAAATAAACAGAATGGTTCTCTTTAATCGATCTTTCTATCAATAAAGGAAGCAGCCCCATCCCGTCTACCCTAACTTGCTCAATACCATATAACAGTTTAAAACTTTTTGCCAAAGGCATGCCATCAGGGGTTATAATTTCAGCATCGTTTATGACACGCTGAAAGGACTTTGACCTATGTGCTTCAACCAGCATATGTGCGTTGGCAATACAAACATAAGAGGATTTCCTTTCCCTGCCCAAACCAAGAATCAAGCTCACAAATTCTTCATATTTCCCCCAGGATACATCGATTGATAAAATTCTTTTTTTGTTCAACATTGCGGGTAAAGCAGTTATTATTAGTTCCGTTAAATCAATTTAATATAGAAATAACATTTTCTCCAAGAGAAAATAATATTGATTTCTTTACATATTAATTTAATTGCTGTTTTTGCATTTTAAATGCTATTTTGTTGCATTTATTTTAATTTTAAATGCATTAGTTTAATTAAATTTTCCATTATTATGTAAATTATGCAATTTGCCCGACAAAGAAACGTTAAAAAAATTATTATGTTTCATTAAAATAATGGAAAATAGATTAGAATTTGATTAAAAGTTAAATACTGTAAAATATAATATCTAAACTTGGTACCAAAATTTATCGCCTGCTAAAATCGGGTTGGATTTGGTTTGAAAGAGGAAATTTGCAAACAATTGATACCTACTGAAAAACGTGAAATTACATGAAAAAGAAAGCGTTACTTACTGGAGTCACCGGACAGGACGGTGCCTACCTAACTGAATTACTATTATCAAAAGGCTATGAAGTTCATGGCATAAAACGACGTTCATCATTATTTAACACGGAACGGATTGATCATTTATACCATGATCCGCATGATACTGAGCGTAACATGGTCCTTCATTTTGGGGATCTGAGCGACTCAACAAACCTGATCAGG
This genomic window contains:
- a CDS encoding WecB/TagA/CpsF family glycosyltransferase, producing the protein MLNKKRILSIDVSWGKYEEFVSLILGLGRERKSSYVCIANAHMLVEAHRSKSFQRVINDAEIITPDGMPLAKSFKLLYGIEQVRVDGMGLLPLLIERSIKENHSVYFYGGSPELIEHAKFFLKENYPSLNIAGIYSPPFRYLTVAEKSAVVENINQSGANIVFVALGCPKQEWWMAEMKGRIQSVMIGIGGALPVFVGLQKRAPIWMQRNSLEWLFRLLLEPRRLFKRYLITNVVFLWLLFYEKIKFNSVEYRSAIEKMNDTNNKQEYKNVSIS